Proteins from a genomic interval of Candidatus Thermoplasmatota archaeon:
- a CDS encoding DNA methyltransferase has product FSFVRDTVLDPFLGSGTTSLAAKNLNRNSVGYEINEEFLPIIKEKLGLKQSTIFQNTSFEIIKQEDMRTDFKEEIKRLPYIFKDPIKFDKKIDPRKLRFGSKIDNSHSERETYYTVKEIISPEILILNNGLKIRLLGVKENPEKNGEAIQFLREKTCGQKVFIKFDTTKYDEKNNLLCYLYLWNKTFLNAHLIKNGLADVDVAKNYKYKSKFLTYRGRV; this is encoded by the coding sequence TGTTCAGTTTTGTTAGGGATACTGTGCTTGACCCATTTCTTGGAAGTGGAACTACCTCTTTGGCGGCTAAGAACCTGAATAGAAACTCAGTTGGATATGAAATAAACGAGGAATTTTTACCTATCATAAAAGAAAAACTTGGACTAAAACAAAGTACTATTTTTCAAAATACCAGTTTTGAGATAATCAAGCAAGAAGATATGAGAACAGACTTTAAAGAAGAGATTAAAAGATTACCTTATATCTTCAAAGATCCTATAAAATTTGATAAAAAGATTGACCCCAGAAAATTAAGGTTTGGCTCTAAAATAGATAATTCTCATTCTGAAAGAGAAACATATTATACTGTGAAAGAAATAATCTCACCAGAAATTTTGATTTTAAATAATGGATTGAAAATCAGGTTATTGGGGGTAAAAGAGAATCCAGAAAAGAATGGAGAGGCTATTCAATTTTTAAGAGAAAAAACCTGTGGACAAAAGGTATTCATAAAGTTCGATACTACAAAGTACGATGAGAAAAACAACTTGCTTTGTTATCTTTATTTATGGAATAAGACTTTTTTAAATGCCCATTTGATTAAAAATGGTTTGGCTGATGTGGATGTTGCAAAAAATTATAAATACAAATCTAAATTCTTAACTTATAGGGGGAGAGTATAA
- a CDS encoding MjaI family restriction endonuclease has product MAKEWILNQANMRWGLTKKNKVGPVSELIRKCSPKSLKDWEEYYYKNVYSKQHLEELGRRLYIKITEVCQAEIESITEEDCIDFIINLVIGRTYDGYQSEIQTIYGQLQEALGVKVEPAPDEWDRGYNVDFFIKVKEKYIGLQIKPAGYAYITQIINELKFQKKTHEKFTAKYGGKVFYVISVKEGKKKIIHNPSVIEEIRKEIERLKEK; this is encoded by the coding sequence ATGGCAAAAGAATGGATATTAAATCAGGCGAATATGAGGTGGGGGCTGACTAAGAAAAACAAAGTTGGTCCAGTTTCAGAATTGATAAGAAAATGTTCCCCTAAGTCCTTGAAGGATTGGGAGGAGTATTATTATAAAAATGTATACTCCAAACAGCATTTGGAAGAACTTGGGAGAAGGCTATACATAAAGATAACTGAAGTATGTCAAGCAGAAATAGAAAGCATAACAGAGGAGGATTGTATTGATTTTATCATCAATTTGGTAATTGGTAGAACCTACGATGGCTATCAGTCTGAAATACAAACCATTTATGGGCAATTACAAGAGGCATTAGGTGTTAAAGTGGAACCGGCCCCAGATGAATGGGATAGAGGATACAATGTTGATTTCTTCATTAAGGTGAAGGAGAAATATATTGGGCTTCAAATTAAACCAGCAGGATATGCTTACATTACCCAAATCATCAACGAATTAAAATTTCAAAAAAAGACACACGAGAAATTTACTGCCAAATATGGGGGTAAGGTATTCTATGTTATCTCAGTAAAGGAAGGGAAAAAGAAGATTATCCATAACCCCTCGGTTATTGAAGAAATCAGAAAAGAAATTGAGAGATTGAAGGAAAAATGA